In Acidobacteriota bacterium, a single genomic region encodes these proteins:
- the gluQRS gene encoding tRNA glutamyl-Q(34) synthetase GluQRS, whose translation MRSAASYRGRLAPSPTGYLHLGHARTFWMAQQRARAAGGGLAFRNEDLDQQRSRPEFVAAMYEDLRWLGLEWQEGPDVDAQRGGGPYGPYSQSERREVYLEAWRELRDAGAGVIYPCSCSRKDLAQAAQAPHDDAEETPYPGRCRGKSWDAHDFPSPAGVSWRFRVPDGEIIRFDDALAGPQRYVAGRDFGDFLVWRRDDVPAYQLACVADDAAMCITEVVRGADLLKSTARQLLLYRALEVAAPAWAHAPLMTDERGTRLAKRDDALSLRALRAAGKTPEQVRVMLGNA comes from the coding sequence ATGCGATCGGCAGCGAGCTACCGCGGCCGGCTGGCGCCTTCGCCCACCGGATACCTGCACCTCGGTCATGCGCGAACCTTCTGGATGGCGCAGCAGCGCGCTCGCGCCGCCGGCGGTGGGTTGGCGTTTCGTAATGAGGACCTCGACCAGCAACGGTCGCGCCCCGAGTTCGTCGCCGCGATGTATGAAGACCTGCGCTGGCTTGGCCTCGAGTGGCAGGAAGGCCCGGACGTCGATGCGCAACGAGGTGGTGGCCCCTACGGACCGTATTCGCAAAGCGAGCGGCGCGAGGTCTACCTCGAAGCGTGGCGCGAGCTGCGCGACGCGGGCGCCGGCGTTATTTATCCGTGCAGTTGCTCGCGCAAAGATCTGGCACAAGCGGCGCAGGCCCCGCATGACGATGCCGAAGAGACCCCGTATCCGGGGAGGTGTCGCGGCAAGAGCTGGGATGCTCACGACTTTCCTTCGCCGGCGGGCGTGAGCTGGCGCTTCCGCGTTCCCGATGGCGAGATCATTCGCTTCGACGACGCGCTTGCCGGACCGCAGCGATATGTTGCCGGACGCGACTTCGGCGATTTCCTCGTCTGGCGGCGCGACGACGTGCCCGCCTACCAGCTCGCCTGCGTCGCCGACGACGCCGCGATGTGCATCACGGAGGTCGTCCGCGGCGCCGATCTGCTGAAGAGCACTGCGCGCCAGCTTCTTCTATATAGGGCGCTCGAGGTCGCGGCGCCCGCGTGGGCACACGCGCCGCTGATGACGGACGAGCGCGGGACCCGCCTGGCGAAACGCGACGACGCGCTCAGCCTTCGCGCGCTGCGCGCCGCGGGGAAGACGCCGGAGCAAGTGCGGGTCATGTTAGGGAACGCTTAA
- a CDS encoding DUF4870 domain-containing protein has product MSALPQVAPLPTQDEKSLAMITYILSIFAGWLAPLIIWLVKRESKFVSFHALQILFWHGIYLLLTIVGVIFFMVSVFATVTAGGRHAAGPPAAFFLMFPLFWGGWLINLVIGIVFAIKAKNGEWTRLPIVGNWARRAAGLAAD; this is encoded by the coding sequence ATGTCAGCCTTGCCGCAGGTCGCTCCGCTGCCTACCCAGGACGAGAAGTCACTGGCGATGATCACCTACATCCTCTCCATCTTTGCCGGCTGGCTGGCGCCCCTCATCATCTGGCTGGTGAAGCGGGAGTCGAAGTTCGTCTCCTTCCACGCGCTGCAAATCCTGTTCTGGCACGGCATCTATCTGCTGCTCACCATCGTGGGCGTCATATTTTTTATGGTCAGCGTCTTCGCGACGGTCACGGCGGGGGGAAGGCACGCGGCTGGCCCGCCAGCGGCCTTCTTCCTGATGTTCCCGCTGTTCTGGGGAGGCTGGCTCATCAACCTGGTCATCGGGATCGTCTTTGCCATCAAGGCGAAGAACGGCGAGTGGACGCGCCTGCCGATCGTGGGCAACTGGGCGCGGCGCGCCGCCGGCTTGGCGGCTGATTAA
- a CDS encoding TonB-dependent receptor, producing the protein MKKRLGVLVIVVLGVGFAMAQTFRGEITGTVTDSTGASVSGADVKATQRDTGLERTTVTDSGGDYNLPELPLGEYTVTITKAGFKTQTIKGVQVSVANAPRVNAQLSPGEVSQAIEVTADAPLVETTSNIMGGTIDAQQAEQLPVNGRDFIKLLTLVPGSTADASGVSDSPGAFGQFSVNGNRGRSNNYLLDGTDMNDGYRNDSAINEAGVFGTPATLLPVDAIAELSIMSSTEAEYGRNSGAIVNIVTKSGTNSWHGSVFEYFRNNGLDARNFFNTKDQPQDKFHNNQYGGSLGGPLVKDKTFFFLAYEAQNEIIGIPTLSTIPTEEMITCFGAPVNTVAQNILDLNPWGQALPATGDSPCGPSSVQQSNTSTNTLHSLIFKVDQHVGRSDVLTGRYFYGTSKQSFPLALVGGSGIPGYNTVTPTDVHVISVSYTHIFSPRLLMENRFGWNSFDEDFFPQDSTLDPASLGLETGVPAQDFGLPLLTFGDVSPIGATTSVPRGRVDRNWQLFTNFSYSTGRHNWKWGGEYRRTTVKQFFDSGFRARLNFDDFFGFLAGMPSGGRQATTVASGTPLTPFSGTSLRNTAQNNFGLYLQDSWKVFPRFTVNYGLRWDYFGVISEGEGQFSNFDPTLPGPVLTDQLYPKDWTNFGPRVSFAWDVFGSGKTVVRGGWGMFYDAFSQDFFIGQLPFNTFNPGPAYNGVGPNPTLFSFSPSGPLTPGVPVFDPTSFSAADVFTVDQGIRTPYIQNYNLNIEQQLGAHAAVQVSYVGSAGRKLFRYRDINQCVNPAIYGMFTPGTCFPGAAELGSPFGAAGFEYINNFESSASSTYDALQASFRIKSWHGLSSVVNYTWSHSIDNASDGQDFVAQATQPDNSYTPQFERANSNFDTRNRFSWNWTYEFPKSSTMPWLLSGWEMDGVLTLMDGQPYNLTYQFEDDFNGSGEYFGRPDVIASGALTGTNSFNLVNLGAFAAPCLWDTTLNGGDGGCVPGSQHFGNLRRNAYMGPSFKNFDYSIVKNTKLGERVTMQIRADVFNLFNHPNFTNPTLPNFAVDFFNNGSAFVPTVSATQGFLTGTGFLNPVATPDVGIGNPFLGGGGPRNIQIAVKFTF; encoded by the coding sequence ATGAAGAAGCGGCTTGGCGTTCTTGTCATCGTGGTGCTGGGTGTGGGCTTCGCGATGGCGCAGACGTTCCGTGGTGAGATCACCGGAACGGTGACCGATTCGACCGGCGCATCCGTTTCGGGCGCCGACGTGAAAGCGACGCAACGCGATACCGGTCTCGAGCGCACCACGGTCACGGATTCGGGCGGCGACTACAACCTGCCCGAGCTGCCGCTGGGCGAGTACACCGTCACCATCACGAAGGCGGGCTTCAAGACGCAGACGATCAAAGGTGTGCAAGTGAGCGTGGCGAATGCGCCGCGGGTGAACGCCCAGCTCTCCCCCGGCGAAGTGAGCCAAGCCATCGAGGTCACCGCCGATGCGCCGCTGGTCGAGACCACGTCTAACATCATGGGCGGCACGATCGACGCGCAACAAGCCGAGCAGCTTCCCGTGAACGGCCGCGACTTCATCAAGCTGCTGACGCTCGTCCCCGGCTCGACCGCGGACGCCAGCGGCGTCTCTGATTCTCCCGGGGCCTTCGGCCAGTTCAGCGTCAACGGCAACCGCGGACGGTCGAACAATTACCTGCTCGACGGCACTGACATGAACGACGGCTACCGCAACGACTCCGCCATCAACGAGGCAGGCGTCTTCGGCACGCCAGCCACGCTGCTTCCGGTGGATGCCATCGCCGAACTCAGCATCATGAGTTCCACCGAAGCCGAGTACGGACGCAATTCCGGCGCCATCGTCAACATCGTGACCAAGTCAGGCACCAACAGCTGGCACGGCTCGGTCTTCGAATACTTCCGCAACAACGGGCTCGACGCGCGTAACTTTTTCAACACCAAAGACCAACCCCAGGATAAGTTCCACAACAATCAGTACGGTGGCTCCCTCGGCGGCCCCCTCGTCAAGGATAAGACGTTCTTCTTTCTCGCTTACGAAGCACAGAACGAGATCATCGGCATCCCCACGCTGAGCACCATCCCGACGGAAGAGATGATCACCTGCTTCGGGGCGCCGGTGAACACGGTCGCGCAGAACATTCTCGACCTGAACCCCTGGGGACAGGCGCTGCCCGCGACCGGCGATTCGCCGTGCGGGCCGAGCTCGGTACAGCAGTCCAACACTTCCACGAACACGCTGCACAGCTTGATCTTCAAGGTGGATCAGCACGTGGGAAGGTCTGATGTGCTGACCGGCCGCTACTTCTACGGCACCAGCAAGCAGAGTTTCCCGCTCGCGCTGGTGGGCGGCTCGGGCATCCCGGGCTACAACACGGTTACGCCTACGGACGTGCACGTGATCTCAGTCTCGTATACCCACATCTTCTCGCCGCGCCTGCTGATGGAAAACCGTTTTGGCTGGAACAGCTTCGACGAAGACTTCTTCCCTCAGGATTCGACGCTCGATCCCGCGAGCCTCGGCCTCGAGACGGGCGTGCCGGCGCAGGATTTCGGGCTTCCGCTGCTGACCTTCGGCGACGTCTCCCCCATCGGAGCGACCACCAGCGTGCCGCGCGGCCGCGTGGACCGCAACTGGCAGTTGTTCACCAACTTCTCCTACTCCACCGGCCGGCACAACTGGAAGTGGGGCGGAGAATACCGGCGCACCACGGTGAAGCAGTTCTTCGACTCCGGCTTCCGCGCCAGGCTCAACTTCGACGACTTCTTCGGCTTCCTCGCTGGCATGCCTTCGGGCGGACGCCAGGCGACGACGGTGGCGTCGGGGACCCCGCTTACACCGTTCTCCGGCACCTCGCTGCGCAACACCGCGCAGAATAACTTTGGCCTCTACCTGCAAGACAGCTGGAAGGTGTTCCCCCGCTTCACCGTAAACTACGGACTGCGCTGGGATTACTTCGGCGTGATCAGCGAGGGCGAGGGCCAGTTCAGCAACTTCGATCCCACCCTGCCGGGACCGGTGCTCACCGACCAGCTGTACCCGAAAGACTGGACCAATTTCGGTCCGCGCGTGAGCTTTGCGTGGGACGTGTTCGGCTCAGGCAAAACGGTGGTCCGCGGCGGCTGGGGCATGTTCTACGACGCCTTCTCGCAGGACTTCTTCATCGGGCAACTGCCCTTCAACACCTTCAATCCGGGGCCGGCATACAACGGCGTGGGTCCGAATCCAACGTTGTTCAGCTTCTCGCCATCGGGTCCGCTCACGCCCGGCGTGCCGGTATTCGATCCCACTTCGTTCAGCGCCGCCGACGTCTTTACCGTGGACCAGGGCATCCGCACGCCCTACATCCAGAACTACAACTTGAACATCGAGCAGCAACTTGGGGCGCATGCCGCGGTGCAGGTCAGCTACGTCGGCTCGGCGGGACGCAAGCTCTTCCGCTATCGCGACATCAACCAGTGCGTGAACCCCGCGATCTATGGGATGTTCACGCCGGGAACGTGCTTCCCGGGCGCGGCGGAACTGGGTTCACCCTTCGGCGCGGCGGGGTTCGAGTACATCAACAACTTCGAGTCGTCGGCCAGTTCTACCTACGACGCGTTGCAGGCTTCTTTCCGCATCAAGTCCTGGCACGGCCTCTCCTCGGTCGTGAACTACACCTGGTCGCACTCCATCGACAACGCCTCCGACGGCCAGGACTTCGTGGCGCAAGCCACGCAGCCGGACAATAGTTACACGCCGCAGTTCGAGCGCGCGAATTCGAACTTCGACACCCGCAACCGCTTCTCCTGGAACTGGACTTACGAATTTCCCAAGAGCTCCACCATGCCGTGGCTGCTCTCCGGATGGGAGATGGATGGCGTGCTCACCCTGATGGACGGCCAGCCCTACAACTTGACCTATCAGTTTGAAGATGACTTCAACGGCAGCGGCGAGTACTTCGGCCGTCCAGATGTGATCGCGTCCGGGGCTCTGACGGGGACAAACAGCTTCAACCTGGTAAACCTCGGGGCATTCGCTGCGCCTTGTCTGTGGGATACCACACTCAACGGCGGCGACGGCGGCTGTGTGCCGGGCTCGCAGCACTTTGGCAACCTCCGGCGCAACGCGTACATGGGCCCGTCGTTCAAGAACTTCGACTACTCCATCGTCAAAAACACGAAGCTCGGCGAGCGGGTGACCATGCAGATCCGTGCCGACGTCTTCAACCTGTTCAATCACCCCAACTTCACCAATCCCACGCTCCCGAACTTTGCCGTCGACTTCTTTAATAACGGGTCGGCCTTCGTGCCGACAGTGAGTGCGACGCAGGGATTTCTCACCGGAACTGGTTTCTTGAATCCCGTGGCCACTCCCGACGTCGGCATCGGCAATCCGTTCCTGGGAGGCGGCGGGCCGAGGAATATCCAGATAGCCGTAAAGTTCACGTTCTAA
- a CDS encoding sigma 54-interacting transcriptional regulator yields the protein MSATGPSRIPTLHTTATTELQPVLMLLDGTDRRSLVLDHSPFRIGRKSDNDLMLPDTRVSRAHAEIVLEQGAHFLVDLGSKHGTYVNGERVLKHQLVRNDRIEIGARDGLMLALHQRSLRASGPFIAVNCAAVPAELIESELFGHEKGSFTGAAGRHVGKFEQAQHGTLFLDEIGDMPLAMQAKLLRVLEEREIERIGGEKPVPVDVRVIVATHRNLEELVRAGQFRQDLFHRIFVFPITLPPLRERRGDLAALVQHFAAQLSQSNGWKPTTFSAEAIAALKDYPWPGNVRELRNVIERLMLLASSSEITGADALSVLPQSSIPGASGAGTAGVSLGSGALHERVMQFEREVILAELKRNHFNVTSTAKALGLERSHLYKKAEQLGVDLSAERQKG from the coding sequence ATGTCCGCCACTGGACCATCGCGCATTCCTACGCTGCACACCACCGCGACCACCGAGCTGCAGCCGGTGCTGATGCTGCTAGATGGCACCGACCGGCGCTCGCTGGTGCTCGACCATAGCCCCTTCCGCATCGGACGCAAGTCCGACAACGACCTCATGCTTCCCGATACGCGCGTCTCGCGCGCGCATGCGGAGATCGTGCTCGAGCAGGGCGCGCACTTCCTCGTGGACCTGGGCTCCAAGCACGGCACTTACGTGAATGGCGAGCGTGTGCTGAAGCATCAGCTCGTCCGCAACGACCGCATCGAGATCGGCGCGCGTGATGGCTTGATGCTGGCGCTGCACCAGCGATCGTTGCGCGCGAGTGGACCGTTCATCGCGGTGAACTGCGCCGCCGTTCCGGCGGAGCTGATCGAGAGCGAGCTCTTTGGCCACGAAAAGGGCTCATTTACCGGCGCTGCCGGCAGGCACGTCGGAAAATTCGAGCAGGCACAGCACGGCACGCTCTTCCTCGATGAGATCGGCGACATGCCGCTGGCGATGCAGGCCAAGCTGCTGCGCGTGCTGGAAGAGCGCGAGATCGAGCGCATCGGCGGCGAGAAGCCGGTGCCGGTGGACGTCCGCGTGATCGTCGCGACGCATCGCAACCTGGAAGAGCTGGTCCGCGCCGGCCAGTTCCGGCAAGATCTTTTCCACCGCATCTTCGTCTTCCCCATCACCCTGCCGCCGCTGCGCGAGCGTCGCGGCGACCTCGCCGCGCTGGTGCAACACTTTGCGGCGCAGCTCAGCCAATCCAACGGATGGAAGCCAACAACATTCTCGGCCGAAGCTATCGCCGCGTTGAAGGATTACCCGTGGCCGGGGAATGTGCGGGAGCTGCGCAACGTGATCGAGCGTTTGATGCTGCTTGCGAGCAGCAGCGAGATCACCGGAGCGGATGCGCTGTCAGTGCTGCCACAGTCTTCTATCCCTGGGGCGAGCGGTGCAGGAACAGCGGGCGTCTCACTGGGCAGCGGCGCGTTACACGAGCGCGTGATGCAGTTCGAGCGCGAGGTCATCCTCGCCGAGCTCAAACGCAATCACTTCAACGTGACCAGCACGGCGAAAGCGCTCGGCCTCGAGCGCTCGCACCTATATAAGAAGGCCGAGCAGTTGGGCGTGGACTTGAGCGCGGAACGACAGAAGGGCTAG
- a CDS encoding ATP-binding cassette domain-containing protein: MLEARGISKTFFAGTPTEVRALQAIDLTIAEGSFVTVIGTNGSGKSTLLNAVAGAFQLDSGSIGLDGADVTLWPEHRRARFIGRVFQDPFAGTAPGMTVAENLALAMRRGLSRRLAWALRPSIRRGLRDRIARLGMGLEDRLENPMGTLSGGQRQALTLLMATWLRPKLLLLDEHTAALDPKSADQVIALTEEIVTRERLTTMMVTHSMHQAAAFGDRLIMMYQGTVRYDHSGTEKRRLRAEDLIARFEEIRRAEQLDPAAAELLRTVYV; the protein is encoded by the coding sequence ATGCTTGAAGCCCGCGGCATCTCGAAGACCTTCTTCGCCGGCACGCCCACCGAGGTACGCGCGCTACAGGCAATCGATCTCACCATCGCCGAAGGCTCGTTCGTCACGGTGATCGGCACGAACGGCTCGGGGAAATCCACGCTCCTCAATGCCGTCGCCGGCGCTTTCCAACTCGATTCCGGCAGCATCGGGCTCGATGGCGCCGACGTAACCCTCTGGCCCGAACACCGGCGTGCGCGCTTCATCGGCCGCGTCTTCCAAGACCCTTTCGCGGGCACCGCGCCCGGCATGACCGTCGCGGAGAACCTCGCGCTCGCGATGCGCCGCGGTCTCTCTCGCCGTCTCGCTTGGGCGCTGCGTCCTTCGATCCGGCGCGGACTGCGCGACCGCATCGCCCGACTCGGTATGGGCCTCGAAGACCGTCTCGAGAATCCGATGGGCACGCTCTCCGGCGGACAGCGCCAGGCGCTGACCTTGCTGATGGCGACCTGGTTGCGGCCGAAACTCCTGTTGCTCGACGAACACACCGCCGCGCTCGATCCCAAGAGCGCCGACCAGGTCATCGCGCTCACCGAAGAGATCGTCACGCGCGAGCGTCTGACCACGATGATGGTCACCCACTCCATGCACCAGGCCGCAGCCTTCGGCGACCGTCTCATCATGATGTACCAGGGGACTGTGCGCTACGATCACTCCGGTACCGAAAAGCGCCGCCTGCGCGCCGAAGACTTGATCGCGCGCTTCGAAGAGATCCGCCGCGCCGAACAGCTCGATCCCGCCGCCGCCGAGCTGCTGCGCACGGTTTACGTGTAG
- a CDS encoding ABC transporter permease, with protein MTLLLSAWTIGAILGLLGLGVYVSYRIFRFADITTDGSVTLGAAVAATLIVRNVHPALATLAAVGAGMLAGTTTGLLHTRFRINQLLSGILVMTALYSINLHVMGKSNIPLLSAHTLTSSAEQAGVRLLGRDTVDLLGWQVPTRDLASLVFSLGVVALVGLGLYLFLRTDLGAAMRATGDNDRMIRALGVDVGNMTVLGLAVANGLVALSGALLAQYQGFADVQMGIGMVVWGLASVIIGQALTGSDSLGLAIAGTAIGSVLFRLMIAIALRWGLDPNDLKLVTAVFVFVALVAPGLARRLRPGLRKKTARSTHA; from the coding sequence GACGCTTCTGCTTAGCGCCTGGACCATCGGCGCCATCCTTGGCTTGCTCGGCCTCGGCGTCTACGTGAGCTACCGCATCTTCCGTTTCGCGGACATCACCACCGACGGCTCGGTCACGCTCGGCGCCGCTGTCGCCGCGACCTTGATCGTCCGCAATGTCCATCCCGCGCTCGCGACTCTGGCCGCTGTCGGCGCCGGCATGCTCGCTGGCACCACGACCGGGCTGCTGCACACGCGCTTCCGCATCAACCAACTCCTCTCCGGCATCCTGGTGATGACGGCCCTCTATTCCATCAACCTGCACGTGATGGGGAAAAGCAACATCCCGCTGCTCAGCGCGCACACCCTCACCAGTTCCGCCGAGCAGGCCGGGGTCCGTCTGCTCGGTCGCGACACCGTGGATCTGCTCGGCTGGCAAGTACCCACGCGCGACCTTGCTTCGCTGGTGTTCTCACTCGGCGTCGTCGCGCTCGTCGGACTGGGGCTCTATCTTTTTCTTCGCACCGACCTGGGCGCCGCGATGCGCGCCACCGGTGACAACGACCGCATGATCCGCGCGCTCGGAGTTGACGTCGGCAACATGACGGTGCTCGGTCTCGCCGTCGCCAATGGCCTGGTCGCGCTCTCCGGCGCGCTGCTCGCGCAGTATCAGGGATTCGCCGACGTGCAGATGGGCATCGGCATGGTCGTCTGGGGACTGGCCAGCGTGATCATCGGCCAGGCGCTCACCGGTTCAGACTCGCTCGGGCTGGCCATCGCCGGCACCGCCATCGGCTCCGTCCTCTTCCGCTTGATGATCGCGATCGCGCTGCGCTGGGGACTCGATCCCAACGACCTCAAGCTGGTCACCGCCGTGTTCGTCTTCGTCGCGCTGGTCGCGCCCGGACTCGCGCGCCGGCTGCGCCCTGGGTTGCGGAAAAAGACGGCGAGGTCCACCCATGCTTGA